A single Micromonospora luteifusca DNA region contains:
- a CDS encoding PLP-dependent cysteine synthase family protein has product MTHLDRCDAASRTWVTEAIASVEADANRSADTHLLPFPLPREWGIDLYLKDESSHPTGSLKHRLARSLFLYGLCNGWIGPRTTIVEASSGSTAVSEAYFARMLGLPFIAVMPASTSPEKIAQIEFQGGRCHLVDDPATVVVEARWLAEDSGGHFMDQFTYAERATDWRGNNNIAESIYAQLELERHPIPAWVVVGAGTGGTSATIGRYARYRRLPTKLCVVDPENSAFYPAWLAADWSVRTGKGSRIEGIGRPTVEASFLPSVVDRMVQVPDAASLAAMRAGSAVLGRRVGGSTGTNLWGAFGLIAAMLAEGRTGSVVTLICDPGDRYADTYYADDWVAAQGLDLTPHLATIERFLTSGAWPA; this is encoded by the coding sequence GTGACTCATCTCGACCGGTGCGACGCGGCCAGCCGGACCTGGGTGACGGAGGCGATCGCCTCCGTCGAGGCGGACGCGAACCGCTCGGCCGACACCCACCTGCTGCCGTTCCCGCTGCCCCGGGAATGGGGGATCGACCTCTACCTCAAGGACGAGTCGTCGCACCCCACCGGCTCGCTGAAGCACCGGCTGGCCCGCTCGCTGTTCCTCTACGGGCTCTGCAACGGCTGGATCGGCCCGCGCACCACGATCGTCGAAGCGTCGTCGGGCTCCACTGCGGTCTCCGAGGCGTACTTCGCCCGGATGCTCGGGCTGCCGTTCATCGCGGTGATGCCCGCCTCCACCTCGCCGGAGAAGATCGCGCAGATCGAGTTCCAGGGCGGCCGTTGCCACCTGGTGGACGACCCCGCGACCGTGGTGGTCGAGGCCCGCTGGCTCGCCGAGGACTCCGGCGGGCACTTCATGGACCAGTTCACCTACGCCGAGCGAGCGACCGACTGGCGGGGCAACAACAACATCGCCGAGTCGATCTACGCACAGTTGGAGTTGGAGCGGCACCCGATCCCGGCCTGGGTCGTGGTGGGTGCCGGCACCGGGGGCACCAGCGCGACCATCGGCCGGTACGCCCGGTATCGCCGGCTCCCCACCAAGCTCTGCGTCGTCGATCCGGAGAACTCGGCGTTCTACCCAGCGTGGCTGGCCGCCGACTGGTCGGTGCGGACCGGGAAGGGCTCCCGGATCGAGGGGATCGGTCGTCCCACCGTGGAGGCATCCTTCCTGCCCTCGGTGGTGGATCGGATGGTCCAGGTGCCGGACGCGGCGTCGCTGGCCGCCATGCGCGCTGGCTCGGCGGTGCTCGGCCGCCGGGTCGGCGGCTCCACCGGCACCAACCTGTGGGGCGCGTTCGGCCTGATCGCCGCGATGCTCGCCGAGGGCCGGACCGGCTCGGTGGTCACCCTGATCTGCGACCCGGGCGATCGGTACGCCGATACCTACTACGCCGACGACTGGGTGGCCGCCCAGGGCCTCGACCTGACACCGCACCTGGCCACGATCGAACGCTTCCTGACCAGCGGCGCCTGGCCCGCCTGA
- a CDS encoding Lrp/AsnC family transcriptional regulator codes for MDAIDLSLVDLLRSNARLSYAELARQVGLSAPAVHERVGKLESSGVVRGYRADVAPEAIGLGVTALIGIVEDSGADSDDMLESLRVLPEIESCYFMAGVESFLLKARVGTIAELEQLIVRLNRTPGVASTRTAIALSTKWENRPQPVGPPAA; via the coding sequence GTGGACGCCATCGACCTGAGCCTCGTCGACCTGCTGCGCAGCAACGCGCGCCTCTCGTACGCCGAGTTGGCCCGACAGGTGGGCCTCTCGGCCCCGGCCGTACACGAGCGGGTCGGCAAGCTGGAGAGCAGCGGCGTCGTCCGCGGCTACCGCGCGGACGTGGCCCCGGAGGCGATCGGGCTCGGCGTCACCGCGCTGATCGGCATCGTCGAGGACTCCGGTGCCGACAGCGACGACATGCTGGAGTCGCTGCGGGTGCTGCCCGAGATCGAATCCTGCTACTTCATGGCCGGCGTGGAGTCGTTCCTGCTCAAGGCGCGGGTCGGCACGATCGCCGAACTGGAGCAACTGATCGTGCGGCTGAACCGGACGCCCGGGGTCGCGTCCACGCGCACCGCCATCGCGCTCTCCACCAAGTGGGAGAACCGGCCCCAGCCGGTCGGTCCGCCCGCGGCCTGA
- a CDS encoding putative glycolipid-binding domain-containing protein, with translation MPKSIFWSRTDTAGSEQVLLDDGHGLAARGTLLAVDPIPWTARYQLTTTPDWTTARVEVEAEGLGWLRRVTLERAADRWRVTTAEQGDLDAALVAAGHPRAGLPGTDDPDRLADALDVDLSGSPLFNTLPVHRLRLAAEPADLAHRITVAWVLLPGLEVVPAEQIYTGLGPGRVRFASGTFTADIDLDDSGYVVRYPGLSERIDPR, from the coding sequence ATGCCGAAGTCGATCTTCTGGTCCCGGACGGACACTGCGGGCAGCGAGCAGGTGCTGCTCGACGACGGCCACGGGTTGGCGGCCCGGGGCACCCTGCTCGCCGTGGATCCGATCCCCTGGACCGCCCGCTACCAGCTCACCACCACGCCGGACTGGACCACCGCCCGCGTCGAGGTCGAGGCCGAAGGGCTGGGCTGGCTGCGCAGAGTGACGCTGGAGCGGGCCGCGGACCGGTGGCGGGTGACCACCGCCGAGCAGGGCGACCTGGACGCCGCGCTGGTCGCGGCCGGTCACCCCCGGGCCGGTCTGCCGGGCACCGATGACCCGGACCGGCTGGCCGACGCGCTCGACGTCGACCTGAGTGGTTCGCCGCTGTTCAACACCCTGCCGGTCCACCGGCTCCGGCTGGCCGCCGAACCGGCCGACCTGGCACACCGGATCACCGTCGCGTGGGTGCTGCTGCCCGGCCTGGAGGTGGTGCCGGCCGAGCAGATCTACACCGGGCTCGGGCCGGGTCGGGTGCGGTTCGCCAGCGGCACCTTCACCGCCGACATCGATCTGGACGACAGCGGCTACGTGGTGCGCTACCCCGGGCTGTCCGAACGGATCGACCCACGCTGA
- a CDS encoding UbiX family flavin prenyltransferase: MREPWVVGVSGASGTPYAAAVIGGLLDAGEPVDLIVSRAARLTLLDETGRPFRDGHWAEDLTAWLGRDLTGADVRHWPAGDLAAGPSSGSYRVRGMAVVPASTAACAGIAIGLSKDLLQRAAEVNLKERRPVVVVPRETPVTRSHLEHLIALHDAGAVVLPASPGFYGAGATASAQQLVDFVAGKVLDALGVPHTLFRRWSGQLGAARS, from the coding sequence ATGCGGGAACCATGGGTGGTCGGGGTCTCCGGGGCATCCGGCACGCCGTACGCGGCGGCCGTCATCGGAGGGCTGCTCGACGCGGGCGAGCCGGTGGACCTGATCGTGTCCCGGGCAGCGCGACTCACCTTGCTCGACGAGACCGGTCGGCCGTTTCGCGACGGGCACTGGGCCGAGGACCTCACCGCCTGGCTCGGCCGCGACCTGACCGGGGCGGACGTGCGGCACTGGCCGGCTGGCGACCTGGCCGCCGGGCCGAGCAGCGGCTCCTACCGGGTACGGGGGATGGCCGTGGTCCCGGCCAGCACGGCAGCCTGCGCGGGGATCGCGATCGGGCTCTCCAAGGACCTGTTGCAGCGTGCCGCCGAGGTCAACCTCAAGGAACGGCGGCCCGTGGTGGTGGTCCCCCGGGAGACACCGGTGACCCGCAGCCACCTGGAGCACCTGATCGCGCTGCACGACGCCGGCGCGGTGGTGCTGCCGGCCAGCCCCGGCTTCTACGGGGCCGGGGCGACGGCCAGCGCCCAGCAGTTGGTCGACTTCGTGGCCGGCAAGGTGCTGGACGCGCTCGGCGTCCCGCACACCCTGTTCCGGAGGTGGTCCGGTCAGCTCGGCGCGGCCCGGAGCTGA
- a CDS encoding DEAD/DEAH box helicase has translation MSFASLGLPEPLVRALAQQGITSPFEIQRATVPDALAGRDVLGRGQTGSGKTLAFGLPMIARLANRNRARPMRPRALVLVPTRELAMQVNDALLPLGKSVGIFLKTAVGGVPYDRQIDALRRGVEIIVATPGRLGDLIERGICQLDDVEVTVLDEADQMADMGFLPEVTDLLAKTPANGQRLLFSATLDGDVDALVRRFMTDPVTHSTAPSTASVSTMDHHMLLIPPHEKFPVAASIAARDGRTMVFARTQLGVDRLVEQLAAVGVRAGGLHGGKTQRMRTKTLAEFREGRMNVLVATDVAARGIHVDGVTLVLHVDPPKDPKDYLHRAGRTARAGESGAVATLVLPKQRRTTLAMMEKAGVAPAETRVRVGDPALAELVGAREPSGVPVRVEAEPRGYGDRSGGSRRFDDRSGGPRRFGDRTGGERRYGDRPTGERRFGDRPQGDRQYGDRPQGERRFGDRPQGDRQYGDRPQGERRYGDRPTGERGYGDRPQGERRYGDRPQGDRQYGDRPQGERRYGDRPTGERGYGDRDTRGHGDRPQGERRFGDRPQFGDRDGRADRPTGERRFGDRDTRGGFRPESRGRDDRPRDERPRDDRQRDDRRGFGGRPPARTH, from the coding sequence ATCAGCTTCGCCTCCCTCGGCCTGCCCGAGCCGCTGGTCCGCGCGCTGGCCCAGCAGGGCATCACCAGCCCGTTCGAGATCCAGCGGGCCACCGTTCCGGATGCGCTGGCCGGCCGTGACGTGCTCGGCCGTGGGCAGACGGGTTCGGGTAAGACGCTGGCCTTCGGTCTGCCGATGATCGCCCGGCTGGCCAACCGCAACCGGGCCCGGCCGATGCGCCCGCGCGCCCTGGTGCTTGTTCCCACCCGCGAGTTGGCCATGCAGGTCAACGACGCGCTGTTGCCGCTGGGCAAGTCCGTCGGCATCTTCCTCAAGACCGCCGTCGGCGGTGTTCCGTACGACCGTCAGATCGACGCGCTGCGGCGCGGCGTGGAGATCATCGTGGCCACCCCGGGCCGGCTCGGTGACCTGATCGAGCGGGGCATCTGTCAGCTCGACGACGTCGAGGTCACGGTCCTCGACGAGGCCGACCAGATGGCCGACATGGGCTTCCTGCCCGAGGTGACCGACCTGCTGGCGAAGACGCCCGCGAACGGTCAGCGCCTGCTCTTCTCGGCCACCCTGGACGGTGACGTCGACGCGTTGGTCAGGCGGTTCATGACCGACCCGGTGACCCACTCCACGGCGCCGTCCACCGCGTCGGTGTCCACCATGGACCACCACATGCTGTTGATCCCGCCGCACGAGAAGTTCCCGGTGGCGGCCTCGATCGCCGCCCGTGACGGTCGGACCATGGTCTTCGCGCGCACCCAGCTCGGAGTGGACCGACTGGTCGAGCAGCTCGCGGCGGTCGGCGTACGCGCCGGTGGTCTGCATGGCGGCAAGACCCAGCGGATGCGCACCAAGACGCTTGCCGAGTTCCGTGAGGGCCGGATGAACGTGCTGGTCGCCACGGACGTGGCTGCTCGGGGCATCCACGTCGACGGGGTCACCCTGGTGCTGCACGTCGATCCGCCGAAGGACCCCAAGGACTACCTGCACCGCGCAGGGCGTACCGCTCGAGCGGGCGAGTCCGGCGCGGTCGCCACGCTGGTGCTGCCCAAGCAGCGCCGCACCACCCTGGCGATGATGGAGAAGGCCGGCGTCGCGCCGGCCGAGACCCGGGTCCGGGTCGGCGACCCGGCGTTGGCCGAGCTGGTCGGCGCCCGCGAGCCGAGCGGCGTCCCGGTTCGCGTCGAGGCGGAGCCGCGGGGCTACGGCGACCGTTCCGGCGGTTCGCGTCGATTCGACGACCGGTCCGGGGGCCCGCGTAGGTTCGGCGACCGCACGGGCGGCGAGCGCCGCTACGGCGACCGACCCACCGGTGAGCGCCGCTTCGGCGACCGCCCGCAGGGCGACCGGCAGTACGGCGACCGCCCGCAAGGTGAGCGCCGCTTCGGCGACCGCCCGCAGGGCGACCGGCAGTACGGCGACCGCCCCCAGGGCGAGCGCCGCTACGGCGACCGGCCGACCGGCGAGCGAGGCTACGGCGACCGGCCGCAAGGTGAGCGGCGCTACGGCGACCGCCCGCAGGGCGACCGGCAGTACGGCGACCGCCCCCAGGGCGAGCGCCGCTACGGCGACCGGCCGACCGGCGAGCGGGGCTACGGCGACCGGGACACCCGGGGCCACGGCGACCGGCCGCAGGGTGAGCGTCGGTTCGGTGACCGGCCGCAGTTCGGTGACCGGGACGGTCGCGCCGACCGGCCGACCGGCGAGCGGCGCTTCGGCGACCGGGACACCCGGGGCGGCTTCCGTCCGGAGAGTCGTGGTCGGGACGACCGGCCGCGGGACGAGCGACCGCGCGACGACCGGCAGCGCGACGACCGGCGTGGTTTCGGCGGGCGACCGCCGGCACGTACCCACTGA
- a CDS encoding BldC family transcriptional regulator: MDTGDRLLTPGEVAALFRVDPKTVTRWAAAGRIGSIRTPGGHRRFRESEVRALLEGEGMLDEVDEVGKPRNVGPGASTGPGPANAGMY, from the coding sequence GTGGACACTGGAGATCGCCTGCTGACACCGGGTGAGGTCGCCGCGCTGTTTCGGGTGGACCCGAAGACTGTGACGAGATGGGCGGCGGCCGGCCGGATAGGAAGCATCCGGACTCCAGGCGGGCATCGCCGGTTTCGGGAATCCGAGGTGCGAGCCCTGCTTGAGGGGGAGGGCATGCTGGACGAAGTGGACGAGGTCGGAAAGCCACGCAATGTGGGGCCGGGCGCATCCACGGGGCCGGGTCCGGCCAACGCCGGCATGTACTGA
- a CDS encoding terpene synthase family protein: MTTDEILWALRAECPIPSRLSPHADRVQEWLLGLLPELGLPLDDAALHRLARGAFARYAGRLYPEATEADLRVMTALFTWFFLVDDACDGSDRLIPEQIRALRNGTLALLNDGPRLRQAGLNGPLRRLLVLAWRQPRRRMPSRWRLRFADSVARHLDGTWREAVNKEAGHRPTVDEYVELRRATSAAEVSYSLAEFVSGRPLPDPVYHHPLLRQIGHVGNDLLSWYNDLASLERDRATAGGHNLVLAMQDELAVPSTEAVERAAERWRESMRRFVALRAAVPSFGPALDEAVTDHLDGVAYAVRGTIDWTLESARYPAGAARPASGS, translated from the coding sequence GTGACGACCGACGAGATCCTCTGGGCGCTGCGTGCCGAATGTCCGATCCCGTCCCGGCTCTCACCGCACGCCGACCGTGTGCAGGAGTGGCTGCTCGGCTTGCTGCCCGAGCTTGGCCTCCCGCTGGACGACGCGGCGCTGCACCGGCTGGCCCGGGGAGCTTTCGCCCGGTACGCCGGGCGGCTCTACCCGGAGGCGACCGAAGCCGACCTGCGGGTCATGACTGCCCTGTTCACCTGGTTCTTCCTGGTCGATGACGCCTGCGACGGGTCGGACCGACTCATCCCGGAGCAGATCCGGGCACTGCGCAACGGCACGTTGGCGCTGCTGAACGACGGCCCCCGGCTGCGTCAGGCCGGACTGAACGGCCCGCTACGGCGGCTGCTGGTGCTGGCCTGGCGGCAACCGCGCCGCCGGATGCCGTCGCGGTGGCGGCTGCGCTTCGCCGACTCGGTGGCCCGCCACCTCGACGGCACCTGGCGGGAGGCGGTCAACAAGGAGGCCGGCCACCGACCCACCGTCGACGAGTACGTCGAACTACGACGGGCGACCTCGGCGGCGGAGGTGTCGTACTCGCTGGCGGAGTTCGTCAGCGGTCGACCGTTGCCCGACCCGGTCTACCACCACCCGCTGCTGCGCCAGATCGGCCACGTCGGCAACGATCTGCTCTCCTGGTACAACGACCTGGCCTCGCTGGAGCGGGACCGGGCCACCGCCGGCGGGCACAACCTGGTCCTGGCCATGCAGGACGAGCTTGCCGTGCCGTCGACGGAGGCGGTCGAGCGGGCGGCCGAGCGCTGGCGGGAGTCGATGCGGCGTTTCGTCGCGCTGCGGGCCGCGGTGCCGTCGTTCGGCCCGGCGTTGGACGAGGCGGTCACCGACCATCTCGACGGGGTCGCGTACGCCGTCCGCGGCACCATCGACTGGACCTTGGAGAGCGCCCGCTACCCCGCTGGCGCCGCTCGGCCAGCCTCAGGGTCGTAG
- the mqnP gene encoding menaquinone biosynthesis prenyltransferase MqnP, giving the protein MATTDNPRDLALSAPDPSPSSPSVGTESARSPGKVRAFLDLVKIEHSVFALPFAFLSALAAMQVNGGRVGWLDLLLITVAMVGARTFAMAANRILDRQIDARNPRTAGRELVTGAVSVRTAWTGAAVALVVFLVAAALLNPLCLVLAPLAVVPLVVYPYAKRFTNWPHAILGVAQAVGPVGAWVAVTGTLNGSGPAWLLGAAVGLWIGGFDLIYACQDSEIDREIGVHSVPARYGRRFALHASTVAHVVTFALFVWFGELIGLGWLWWIGLALTAVAFGYQHLVVTPTDLSKVNRAFFTANGFVGIALFVFALLDLVIRLDLRP; this is encoded by the coding sequence ATGGCCACCACCGACAACCCCCGCGATCTTGCACTTTCGGCCCCCGATCCGTCCCCTTCCTCCCCTTCCGTCGGCACCGAAAGTGCAAGATCGCCGGGGAAGGTGCGGGCCTTCCTGGACCTCGTCAAGATCGAGCACTCCGTGTTCGCGCTGCCGTTCGCGTTCCTCTCGGCGCTCGCCGCCATGCAGGTCAACGGCGGCCGGGTGGGCTGGCTGGACCTGCTGCTGATCACCGTCGCGATGGTCGGGGCGCGGACGTTCGCGATGGCCGCCAACCGGATTCTCGATCGGCAGATCGACGCGCGGAACCCGCGTACCGCCGGCCGGGAACTGGTGACCGGGGCGGTGAGCGTGCGGACGGCCTGGACCGGCGCGGCCGTCGCGTTGGTGGTCTTCCTGGTCGCCGCCGCCCTGCTCAACCCGCTCTGCCTGGTGCTCGCGCCGCTCGCCGTGGTGCCGCTGGTCGTCTACCCCTATGCCAAGCGGTTCACCAACTGGCCGCACGCCATCCTCGGGGTCGCCCAGGCGGTCGGCCCGGTCGGTGCGTGGGTGGCGGTCACCGGCACCCTGAACGGCTCCGGCCCGGCCTGGCTGCTCGGCGCCGCGGTCGGGCTGTGGATCGGCGGCTTCGACCTGATCTACGCCTGCCAGGATTCCGAGATCGACCGGGAGATCGGCGTGCACAGCGTGCCCGCCCGGTACGGTCGGCGCTTCGCGCTGCACGCCTCCACGGTCGCGCACGTGGTGACCTTCGCGCTGTTCGTCTGGTTCGGCGAGCTGATCGGCCTGGGCTGGCTCTGGTGGATCGGGCTCGCGTTGACCGCGGTCGCGTTCGGCTACCAGCACCTGGTGGTCACGCCGACCGACCTCAGCAAGGTCAACCGGGCGTTCTTCACCGCCAACGGGTTCGTCGGCATCGCGCTGTTCGTCTTCGCCCTGCTCGACCTGGTGATCCGGCTCGACCTACGACCCTGA
- a CDS encoding SDR family oxidoreductase: protein MTPPGRRVAVVTGAAGGLGRAIATALHADGWSVLLTDLDAAAVATAAAPLGGWSAVLDVRDEDACADIAASAASRGDLALWVNNAGILITGPSWEHDGPTRRRVLDVNALGAMNGTLAALAVMRRQGHGHVLNVVSLAGLVAAPGETVYAASKHALLAFSLGTLSDLRMAGYRRVHISCLCPDGIWTPMLHDRLDDPGAVASFTGSMLTAQRVAARAVRLARRPRPVVSLPRWRGAQVRLLDALPGLAVALTPLVQAAGRAGQRRQRRRAASPDRR, encoded by the coding sequence ATGACCCCGCCGGGACGTCGAGTGGCCGTGGTGACCGGCGCTGCCGGAGGTCTGGGCCGCGCCATCGCCACCGCGTTGCACGCCGACGGTTGGTCGGTGCTGCTCACCGACCTTGACGCGGCGGCGGTGGCCACCGCCGCGGCACCGCTCGGCGGATGGTCGGCTGTCCTGGACGTCCGGGACGAGGACGCCTGCGCCGACATCGCCGCGAGCGCGGCAAGCCGGGGCGACCTGGCTCTCTGGGTCAACAACGCCGGCATCCTGATCACCGGACCGTCGTGGGAGCACGACGGCCCGACCCGCCGCCGGGTGCTCGACGTGAACGCCCTCGGCGCGATGAACGGCACCCTCGCCGCGCTGGCCGTCATGCGCCGGCAGGGCCACGGCCACGTGCTCAACGTCGTCTCGCTGGCCGGGCTGGTCGCCGCGCCCGGCGAGACGGTGTACGCCGCCAGCAAGCACGCCCTGCTGGCGTTCAGCCTCGGCACCCTGTCCGACCTGCGGATGGCCGGGTACCGGCGGGTGCACATCTCCTGCCTCTGCCCGGACGGCATCTGGACTCCCATGCTGCACGACCGACTGGACGACCCGGGGGCAGTGGCCTCGTTCACCGGATCGATGCTGACCGCGCAGCGGGTGGCTGCCCGGGCAGTCCGGCTGGCCCGTCGGCCTCGCCCGGTGGTCAGCCTGCCTCGCTGGCGAGGAGCGCAGGTGCGTCTGCTGGACGCCCTGCCCGGGCTGGCCGTCGCACTGACCCCGCTCGTCCAGGCCGCCGGCCGGGCCGGTCAACGCCGCCAGCGCCGCCGAGCCGCGTCGCCGGACCGACGCTGA
- a CDS encoding menaquinone biosynthesis decarboxylase, which yields MAARGFPYTDLKDFLAALERAGELRRVDVPVDPTLEISEVVTRTVRAGGPALLFERPTRGEMPLAINLFGTEKRMAMALGVDSLDEIGARIGALIKPELPVGWSGIREGLGKVMQLKSVPPRKVKTAPCQEVVYRGDDVDLDRLPGLQVWPGDGGIFHNYGLTHTKHPETGKRNLGLYRLQQHGRNTLGMHWQIHKDSTAHHAVAERLGQRLPVAIAIGCDPVVSYAASAPLPGDIDEYLFAGFLRGERVEMVDCLTVPLQVPAHAQIVLEGYLEPGERLPEGPFGDHTGFYTPVEPFPVLHIEAMTMQRKPVYHSIVTSQPPQEDHGLGKATERIFQPLLKLMIPDIVDYDLPAAGVFHNCAIVSIRKRYPKHAQKVMNAIWGAHLMSLTKLIVIVDEDCDVHNYNEVAFRAFGNVDYARDLLVTEGPVDHLDHSSYQQFWGGKAGVDATRKLPTEGYTRGWPEEMRMSPEITSLVDKRWKEYGI from the coding sequence ATGGCGGCTCGTGGCTTCCCGTACACCGATCTCAAGGACTTCCTCGCGGCGCTGGAGCGCGCGGGGGAGCTGCGCCGGGTCGACGTCCCGGTCGACCCCACCCTGGAGATCAGCGAGGTGGTCACCCGCACCGTGCGAGCCGGTGGCCCGGCGTTGCTCTTCGAACGTCCGACCCGGGGCGAGATGCCGTTGGCGATCAACCTGTTCGGCACCGAGAAGCGGATGGCGATGGCTCTCGGCGTCGACTCGCTCGACGAGATCGGTGCCCGGATCGGCGCGCTGATCAAGCCGGAGCTGCCGGTTGGCTGGTCCGGTATCCGGGAGGGCCTCGGCAAGGTCATGCAGCTCAAGTCGGTGCCGCCGCGCAAGGTGAAGACCGCGCCCTGCCAGGAGGTCGTCTACCGGGGCGACGACGTCGACCTGGACCGGCTGCCGGGGCTGCAGGTCTGGCCCGGCGACGGTGGGATCTTCCACAACTACGGGTTGACCCACACCAAGCACCCGGAGACCGGCAAGCGCAACCTGGGCCTGTACCGACTGCAGCAGCACGGCCGCAACACCCTGGGCATGCACTGGCAGATCCACAAGGACTCGACCGCCCACCACGCGGTCGCCGAGCGGCTCGGGCAGCGACTGCCGGTCGCGATCGCGATCGGTTGCGACCCGGTCGTCTCGTACGCGGCCAGCGCGCCGCTGCCCGGCGACATCGACGAATACCTGTTCGCCGGATTCCTGCGCGGCGAGCGGGTGGAGATGGTCGACTGCCTCACCGTGCCGTTGCAGGTGCCGGCGCACGCGCAGATCGTGCTGGAGGGCTACCTGGAGCCCGGTGAGCGGCTGCCCGAGGGCCCGTTCGGCGACCACACCGGGTTCTACACCCCGGTCGAGCCGTTCCCCGTGCTGCACATCGAGGCGATGACCATGCAGCGCAAGCCGGTCTACCACTCGATCGTCACCTCGCAGCCGCCGCAGGAGGACCACGGCCTCGGCAAGGCCACCGAGCGGATCTTCCAGCCGCTGCTCAAGCTCATGATCCCGGACATCGTCGACTACGACCTGCCGGCCGCCGGTGTCTTCCACAACTGCGCGATCGTGTCGATCCGCAAGCGCTACCCGAAGCACGCCCAGAAGGTGATGAACGCGATCTGGGGCGCACACCTGATGTCGCTCACCAAGCTGATCGTGATCGTCGACGAGGACTGCGACGTGCACAACTACAACGAGGTCGCCTTCCGCGCCTTCGGCAACGTCGACTACGCGCGCGACCTGCTGGTCACCGAGGGTCCGGTGGACCACCTCGACCACTCGTCGTACCAGCAGTTCTGGGGCGGCAAGGCGGGTGTCGACGCGACCCGCAAGCTACCCACCGAGGGCTACACCCGCGGTTGGCCGGAGGAGATGCGCATGAGTCCGGAGATCACCTCCCTGGTCGACAAGCGCTGGAAGGAGTACGGGATCTGA